From a region of the Bacillota bacterium genome:
- a CDS encoding TetR/AcrR family transcriptional regulator C-terminal domain-containing protein, which produces MKENQRVRITKMMLKSSLVDLMKTKSIFKISIKEICEKAEMNRSTFYKYYNTEFDLLKDIENEYLLTIETYISQINNENVLTKLLEYVIDNIEVFKLFLNEIPENSFFEKLIEMCLENMAYQKVIIKDERKNSNEYLYKFIIFGSLSVVKNWISKENRELPSEMNDIMMNILGKFLRQ; this is translated from the coding sequence ATGAAAGAGAATCAACGAGTTAGAATAACCAAAATGATGCTTAAAAGTAGTTTAGTAGATTTGATGAAGACAAAAAGTATTTTTAAAATTTCCATCAAAGAAATTTGTGAAAAAGCTGAAATGAATAGATCTACATTCTACAAGTACTACAACACCGAATTTGATCTCTTGAAAGATATAGAAAATGAATATCTTTTAACAATAGAAACATATATTTCACAAATAAATAATGAAAACGTCTTAACAAAGCTTCTTGAATATGTGATTGATAATATAGAAGTATTTAAACTATTTTTGAATGAAATTCCAGAAAATAGTTTTTTTGAAAAGTTAATTGAAATGTGCCTTGAAAATATGGCGTATCAAAAAGTAATCATAAAAGATGAAAGGAAAAATAGTAATGAATACTTGTACAAATTCATCATCTTTGGTTCATTATCCGTTGTAAAAAACTGGATTAGTAAAGAAAATCGCGAATTGCCATCTGAGATGAATGATATCATGATGAATATTCTTGGCAAATTTTTGAGACAGTAA